The DNA segment GGCCTCGATAGTCTGCCAGCGGCCACGGAGGTCAGCGTCTGAAAGCATCGTCTCGGTCAGGTCGGTGTCGAACACGACGGTCCCATCCGCTTCGTTGCCTGCCCGTACCGCCTCCTCGTACGTGTACATCGGGAGCGCGATGAACGTTCCTAGGAGCGAGCGGAACGACGACGCGTTCTGGATAGCGTTAGCGACGATGCGGGCCGCGGCGAGTGGGTCGGCACTCTGGTCGGCCACGAGTTGTCCCTCGGCGAGACACCGCAGATCGAAGTCGAACCAGTCTGTCGGCAGTCGCTGGACGACGTCGGGATACTCCTGTCCGATGGAAACCGTCCCGAGTAACTGCGTGAAATCGTCGTAAACAAGCTTTCCCAGGCCGGTTAGCGCGTACACCTTCTCCCCGTTCCGTCGCGTGATCCAGTCACGGTCCTCTAAGTCACCGAGGATTCGACTGAGCGTCACGCGCGTCACCCCCGTCCGGTCGCTCAGTTCGTCACGACTGCAGGGACCGTCAGACAAGAGTTCGAGGACGCGAAGGCGGTGTTCCGAGCGGGCGAGGAACGCCACCGCTTCGATGGCATCGCTCGACAGCCCCTCGGCGGACCGGGCCGCTGTTCCGTTCTGCAGGTTTGCGGTCGTCATTTGGGTATCCAGCGATAGTTTAGGACTGCCTAAAACAGTTTCTCCTTCGGCCTGTTGTCCGAGTTTAGATGTACGTATCCACGAAACCGGTGTCTGATTATCTGGGATGTTCTTATTCAGTATAACAACTTATATCGACAGAACCACGATGGTAGGCAGAACGCCGTGACAGCAATCGAGATCGAGTCGCTCAGGAAGTCGTACGGCGACGTGACTGCGATACCGGACCTCTCGCTCAGCATCGACGACGGCGAGTTTTTCGGGTTGCTCGGGCCGAACGGCGCTGGCAAGACCACGACGATGGAGATACTCACCGGACAGCTCAGTCCGGACGGTGGACAGGTGTCGGTACTCGGTGTCGACCCGGCGACGCAGCCAACAGCGGTCCGCGAACGAGCGGGAATCCTCCCGGAGAAGGAGTCACCACCGAGTTTCATGACGCCGCGCGAGTACTTCGACTTCGTCGGTGCTATCCGGGATATGCCCGACGACGCGGTGACCGAGCAGACCGAGTCGTGGGCCGACCGTCTCGGCTTTACCGAGAAACTCGATACACTGTCATCGGACCTTTCGCGGGGCCAACAGCAGAAAGTGATGATCGCCGGCGCGTTCTTCCACGAGCCAGCCGTCGTGTTCATCGACGAACCGCTGGCGAACCTCGACCCGATCGTTCAGGAGCGGGTCAAGCGCTTCCTGCGCTCCTACCGGGACGACGGCAACACAATCGTCGTCACCACACACGACGTAGACGTCGCCGCCGAACTCTGTTCGCGGGTCGGCATCATGTACGGCGGCGACCTCGTCGCCGACGTCCGTCCGGCGGAACTCGACGCCGATGTAACGCTCCTCGACGTGTTTCTGGACAACGTCGACGCAACAGTGGACCGGGGAGCCAACCCTCTGACACATGAGTGACGGTCGGGCGCGCAGGGTGTTCGTCGAGATGCTCCGCGAGGAGTGGCGACTCCACAGCCGGCTCTTCCGCGGCAGTCACTTCTCCCTGTTTCCGGTGTTCATCTGCCTGCTCGTTGGCGGCGCAGCCAAGCTTCTCGCTGTTACCGGGACCGAACCGAAAACCGTGTTCGCCGGGCTCCACGCACTGGTGTTCGTCTTCGGTCTCCACACGGGGTCTCTCGGATTTGTGGGACGGGATGCCCTCCGGAACCTCCTCGGTGACGTGACGCTGCTGGTGTTCTCTGCCCGCACGCTCCCGCTGTCGCAGAACACGTTGCTGGGGCTGTTCGTCGTCAAGGACAGTGTCTACTACGCAGTGCTGTTTCTGCTGCCGATCTCTCTGGGAACGGTGCTTGCAGTCCATGGCGTCGCCGGGCCTCTCCTCGTCGTTGCGACTGTCTCCCTTCTGTGGACGACCCTGGCACTGACGTTCGTCCTCGGGATGGGAACGACGATTGCGGCCCTCGGTCTCACCGGCCGCGGCGTTCCCGGTCTGGCACTACTCGCGGCCCCACTCGTCGCAGTCGGTGCAGCGCTAGCCAGTGGTGTCGATGTCGTCTCCTACACCCCCTACGGCCTGTTTCTCGCTCAGACTCCCCTGCGGGTCGGCGCGACAGCGACCGTCATCCTCGGCGTCTTTCTGCTCGGGGCGCTCACCTTTGACGCAACCGCCCCTCGCTCCGCTCGAACAGTCGAACCGGTCTTCCGCCGCTGGTGGCGACGGATCGGTGACCCAGTTGCGACCAAGAGCCTGCTCGACATCCACCGGAGCGCAGGCGGGTTCGGGAAGGTCCTTTTCTCGGCGGCGGTGCTGTTTGGTGTCACCGCCGCGCTGGTCGATTTCGCCGGCCAGATAACGGGCGTGCCACCGTCGACCGGAATCTCGTTCGGTGCGATTCTCGGGCTCTCGGGATTTACGACGTATAACTGGCTCACGCAATCCGACGACGTTACCCTGTACTTCGCCCATCCCCTCTCTGTGAACGCCGTTTTCGCGGGGAAGTTCCGGGCGTTCCTCCTGCTCGGCCCGCTGGTCGGACTCGCGTTCTACGGACTCGCACTGGCCTGGCGTGGCGGGCCGGTCGCCGAGGCGGTCGTCGGGGCCGTCCTGCTCGTCGGTGTCGCCTGCTACATCTTCGGCACCACCGTGTACCTCACCGGCCTCTCTCCGAACGAGTTCCTCTTCGACACGGCCCTGTTCGCTGTTTTCGGCGCGGCAATGGTCCTCCCGCTGGTCCCGATCCTCATCGCCGGGTTCGCCATCTCACCGCTGTCCGGGCCCCTGCTTGCCGCGCTCGGTGGGTCTGGTGGCGTCCTGGGCGCTGTCGGCGTCGGCCTTTACCGTCGGTCGTTACCGAAGTGGGCGACGCGGTATCAACAGGCGTGAACTGCAAAACAGCTGTCCGTGACGACGAATCGGACACAAGCCACCGAAATGTATCGGTAATGCGGTCGACGTAACCGAATGCGGGCTCTGTGTCGTCACTGCCGGATTCCCGCGCTGAATATATTCGCACAAAGGCTCTCTACGGCAGCTAGCGACCGATAGATCGTATGGCAGAACAGCAACTCGATCTCCGAGAGATTCCACCGCCGAAGCGACACCCGAAGATCTTCGACGCGTTCGAGGAACTGGACAGCGGAGAGGCACTGACGATTGTCAACGACCACAAGCCGACGCCGCTCTATCACCAGATGGCCGCGGAGCGACAATCGTTCGACGCCGAGGGCTACACTGTCGACCGCATCGGGCCGAACGAGTTCATCGCGACCCTCCCGAAGAAGTAGCGACAAACTCGGAGTCCAAGTCCCGGTTTCCGAATCGCTTTTGTTGGTCAGTATTGGTACTCGGATATGGACCGCCGTACCGCGAGACTACTGAACGGTGTGCTAGCGCTATGCTGTCTCGCGCTTGTCTTCGCTGCCGTGTATCCGTTCAGTACTGCGAGCCC comes from the Haloarcula hispanica ATCC 33960 genome and includes:
- a CDS encoding helix-turn-helix transcriptional regulator → MTTANLQNGTAARSAEGLSSDAIEAVAFLARSEHRLRVLELLSDGPCSRDELSDRTGVTRVTLSRILGDLEDRDWITRRNGEKVYALTGLGKLVYDDFTQLLGTVSIGQEYPDVVQRLPTDWFDFDLRCLAEGQLVADQSADPLAAARIVANAIQNASSFRSLLGTFIALPMYTYEEAVRAGNEADGTVVFDTDLTETMLSDADLRGRWQTIEAATASVTYYSLDESVPCSIDLIDGETVFLTIDRERDIGFDIIRCTHPDVIGWAAGVIDEAQTAAAPLSHHTDTADT
- a CDS encoding ABC transporter ATP-binding protein gives rise to the protein MTAIEIESLRKSYGDVTAIPDLSLSIDDGEFFGLLGPNGAGKTTTMEILTGQLSPDGGQVSVLGVDPATQPTAVRERAGILPEKESPPSFMTPREYFDFVGAIRDMPDDAVTEQTESWADRLGFTEKLDTLSSDLSRGQQQKVMIAGAFFHEPAVVFIDEPLANLDPIVQERVKRFLRSYRDDGNTIVVTTHDVDVAAELCSRVGIMYGGDLVADVRPAELDADVTLLDVFLDNVDATVDRGANPLTHE
- a CDS encoding DUF2249 domain-containing protein encodes the protein MAEQQLDLREIPPPKRHPKIFDAFEELDSGEALTIVNDHKPTPLYHQMAAERQSFDAEGYTVDRIGPNEFIATLPKK